From the Theobroma cacao cultivar B97-61/B2 chromosome 2, Criollo_cocoa_genome_V2, whole genome shotgun sequence genome, one window contains:
- the LOC18608721 gene encoding uncharacterized protein LOC18608721: protein MEKFPVTRQNSEEIDKFLDGAASFADMMFGFLDGSNESEENFLDLDEDANDDKDLSQVEQNKIFWEAQEQLLQATLYRTTSLESRIRQATKEALRELDVMGVQCACRRPVAGGCRNCLQRELSICLQNVGFNCYICRSKWRSSPEIPSGEHTYLEVLDKSNPKKGEVRVVIELNFRAEFEMARANEDYNKLIARLPELLVGKAERLKALIKILCTAAKKCMKEKKMHLAPWRKHKYMQAKWLGTFERTTPAPLPVGYSDRPQKPKASMLTFDLLENLPALHCTAVEVVW from the exons ATGGAAAAGTTCCCGGTGACACGACAGAATTCCGAGGAAATCGACAAGTTCCTCGACGGAGCGGCGAGTTTTGCCGACATGATGTTTGGGTTCTTGGACGGAAGCAATGAGTCAGAGGAAAATTTTCTTGACCTTGATGAAGATGCTAATGACGATAAGGATCTTAGCCAGGTTGAACAGAACAAGATTTTCTGGGAAGCCCAAGAACAGCTTCTTCAG GCAACATTGTACCGAACTACTTCTCTGGAATCAAGAATTCGACAAGCTACAAAAGAGGCATTGAGGGAATTAGATGTGATGGGAGTGCAATGCGCTTGTCGGAGACCGGTGGCCGGAGGTTGCCGGAACTGCTTGCAAAGAGAACTCTCGATTTGTCTTCAAAACGTTGGTTTCAATTGTTACATATGCAGGTCCAAGTGGCGGAGCTCCCCTGAAATTCCCTCAGGGGAGCACACGTACTTAGAGGTGTTGGACAAATCAAACCCCAAAAAGGGAGAGGTAAGGGTCGTCATCGAGTTGAACTTCCGAGCTGAATTCGAAATGGCAAGGGCCAATGAAGATTACAACAAGTTAATCGCCCGGCTTCCAGAACTATTGGTTGGTAAAGCAGAGAGGCTAAAAGCATTGATCAAGATTCTATGCACTGCAGCCAAAAAATgcatgaaagagaaaaaaatgcactTGGCCCCATGGAGAAAGCATAAGTACATGCAAGCTAAGTGGTTAGGAACATTCGAGAGAACCACGCCGGCACCTTTGCCGGTGGGATATTCGGACCGGCCACAGAAGCCCAAGGCTTCCATGCTAACCTTTGATCTGCTGGAGAATTTGCCTGCCTTGCATTGCACTGCCGTGGAAGTTGTGTGGTGA
- the LOC18608722 gene encoding transcription factor bHLH36 isoform X2, with amino-acid sequence MELQMVYSVHKEMERSPCSSAKIERKIIEKNRRNHMKNLYSRLNSLLPRHTSKEPLSLPDQIDEAVNYIQSLQTRLKESREKKESLMGRKRSHRCTTATAAEAAAVSKSPEISINETDSAMEVVLMTGQDCQFMFYEMIRILHEEGAQVLNANFSVLGNTIVHIVHAEIGAHIFTFGAEKIKEKLNKFVHNSSSERQLQQELWDFEIHPETWDFPIM; translated from the exons ATGGAACTTCAAATGGTATACTCGGTTCACAAGGAAATGGAGCGCTCTCCTTGTTCTTCGGCTAAGATTGAGAGGAAGATCATTGAGAAGAACAGGAGAAATCATATGAAGAATTTGTACTCCAGGCTCAATTCTCTACTCCCCCGTCATACGTCCAAG GAGCCATTGTCACTGCCTGATCAAATAGATGAAGCCGTGAATTACATACAGAGCCTGCAAACGAGGTTGAAGGAATccagagagaaaaaggaaagtcTAATGGGAAGAAAGAGATCCCATAGATGCACTACTGCTACTGCAGCTGAAGCCGCAGCAGTCTCGAAATCTCCTGAAATCAGTATTAATGAAACTGATTCTGCTATGGAGGTGGTTTTGATGACTGGGCAAGACTGTCAGTTCATGTTTTACGAGATGATCCGCATacttcatgaagaaggagcACAAGTACTGAACGCCAATTTCTCGGTCCTTGGGAATACCATTGTCCACATTGTTCATGCTGAG ATTGGAGCACATATATTTACTTTTGGTgcagaaaaaataaaggagaAACTGAACAAGTTTGTGCATAATTCCAGCAGCGAACGGCAGCTGCAACAAGAGCTATGGGACTTCGAAATCCATCCTGAAACGTGGGATTTCCCAATCATGTGA
- the LOC18608722 gene encoding uncharacterized protein LOC18608722 isoform X1, whose translation MELQMVYSVHKEMERSPCSSAKIERKIIEKNRRNHMKNLYSRLNSLLPRHTSKWILQEPLSLPDQIDEAVNYIQSLQTRLKESREKKESLMGRKRSHRCTTATAAEAAAVSKSPEISINETDSAMEVVLMTGQDCQFMFYEMIRILHEEGAQVLNANFSVLGNTIVHIVHAEIGAHIFTFGAEKIKEKLNKFVHNSSSERQLQQELWDFEIHPETWDFPIM comes from the exons ATGGAACTTCAAATGGTATACTCGGTTCACAAGGAAATGGAGCGCTCTCCTTGTTCTTCGGCTAAGATTGAGAGGAAGATCATTGAGAAGAACAGGAGAAATCATATGAAGAATTTGTACTCCAGGCTCAATTCTCTACTCCCCCGTCATACGTCCAAG tgGATACTGCAGGAGCCATTGTCACTGCCTGATCAAATAGATGAAGCCGTGAATTACATACAGAGCCTGCAAACGAGGTTGAAGGAATccagagagaaaaaggaaagtcTAATGGGAAGAAAGAGATCCCATAGATGCACTACTGCTACTGCAGCTGAAGCCGCAGCAGTCTCGAAATCTCCTGAAATCAGTATTAATGAAACTGATTCTGCTATGGAGGTGGTTTTGATGACTGGGCAAGACTGTCAGTTCATGTTTTACGAGATGATCCGCATacttcatgaagaaggagcACAAGTACTGAACGCCAATTTCTCGGTCCTTGGGAATACCATTGTCCACATTGTTCATGCTGAG ATTGGAGCACATATATTTACTTTTGGTgcagaaaaaataaaggagaAACTGAACAAGTTTGTGCATAATTCCAGCAGCGAACGGCAGCTGCAACAAGAGCTATGGGACTTCGAAATCCATCCTGAAACGTGGGATTTCCCAATCATGTGA